From Oncorhynchus masou masou isolate Uvic2021 unplaced genomic scaffold, UVic_Omas_1.1 unplaced_scaffold_621, whole genome shotgun sequence, the proteins below share one genomic window:
- the LOC135536461 gene encoding potassium-transporting ATPase subunit beta-like: MATLKEKRTCGQRCEDFGRFVWNSDTGAMFGRTPEKWVYISLYYVAFYVIMTGLFCLAIWTLMYTLDPYTPDYQDRLTSPGVMVWPPTYIEEDVILSYNLSDKTSQRKMSNCLSNFLKPYNDTSQQSNHNCTRGEYFKQEKFEAPHHTKYSCRFTQSMLGRCSGLDDPTFGYNGTTPCVIIKMNRIINFLPNNGTGMAPHLNCTILSGHENIDMIEYFPTNGTFDLSYFPYYGKLAQPTYVNPLVAVKFHLVKEREAKIQCRVVAHNIAYQDSYEPYQGKVVFLLKALK; this comes from the exons ATGGCAAccctgaaggagaagaggacGTGTGGCCAGCGGTGTGAGGACTTCGGTCGCTTCGTGTGGAACTCAGACACTGGCGCCATGTTCGGAAGAACACCTGAGAAATGGG tGTACATCAGTCTGTACTATGTAGCGTTCTATGTGATAATGACTGGCCTGTTCTGTCTGGCCATCTGGACTCTGATGTACACCCTGGACCCCTACACTCCAGACTACCAGGACCGCTTAACATCACCAG gggtgatgGTCTGGCCACCTACATACATTGAGGAGGATGTAATACTCAGCTACAACTTGTCTGATAAAACCAGCCAGAGGAAGATGTCCAACTGCCTCAGCAACTTCCTCAAAC CCTACAACGACACGTCTCAACAGTCTAACCATAACTGCACCCGGGGAGAGTACTTCAAACAGGAGAAGTTTGAGGCTCCACACCATACCAAGTACTCCTGCCGCTTCACCCAGAGCATGCTGGGACGCTGCTCCGGCCTGGACGACCCGACGTTCGGCTACAACGGCACCACGCCCTGCGTCATCATCAAGATGAACAGG ATCATCAACTTCCTGCCCAACAACGGGACTGGCATGGCTCCTCATTTGAACTGCACTATACTG agtggcCATGAGAACATAGACATGATCGAGTACTTCCCCACCAACGGAACCTTCGACCTGTCCTACTTCCCATACTACGGCAAGCTGGCTCAG CCCACCTACGTTAACCCTCTAGTGGCTGTGAAGTTCCACCTGGTCAAAGAGAGGGAGGCTAAGATCCAGTGTCGTGTGGTGGCCCACAACATCGCCTATCAAGACTCATACGAACCATACCAGGGGAAGGTGGTCTTCCTGCTCAAGGCTCTGAAATAA